The Chitinophaga pinensis DSM 2588 region CACTGAGGATATTTTCGCTTGTTACATTCTCTGCTTCTGCCTCATAGGTAAGACCTACACGGTGACGCATTACATCAAAGCAGATGCTGCGTACGTCTTCAGGAATTACATATCCTCTGCGTTTGGTGAATGCGTATGCTTTTGCTGCCAGTGCCAGGTTGATACTGGCCCTTGGAGAACCACCATAAGAGATCAGTGGCTTCAGCTTCTGCAGTTTATAATCTTCCGGATTACGGGTCGCAAAAACGATATCGATGATATAGCGTTCTATTTTCTCATCCATGTACACTTCACGCACCAGTTTACGCGCCTCCAGGATATCAGATGGCTGTACTACTGGATTGATCTGTACGGAAGCCTGTGGATTCAGGTTCTGACGGATGATATGACGCTCTTCTTCTTTCGTTGGATAACCGATGGTCACTTTCAGCATAAAACGGTCTACCTGTGCTTCCGGCAGCATATAGGTACCTTCCTGTTCTATCGGGTTCTGGGTAGCCAGTACCAGGAACGGATCGTCCAGTTTGAAAGTGGTATCACCGATAGTGATCTGTCTTTCCTGCATCGCTTCCAGCAGCGCACTCTGCACCTTTGCCGGGGCACGGTTGATCTCATCCGCCAGGATAAAGTTGGCGAAGATAGGACCACGGCGTACCACGAACTCATTCTTCTGCTGATTAAATAACATAGTACCTATCACGTCAGCCGGCAAGAGGTCCGGTGTGAACTGAATACGACTGAATTTCGCATTGATAGCAGAGGAAAGGGATTTGATGGATAGTGTTTTCGCCAGACCAGGCACACCTTCCAGCAATACGTGACCACCTGCCAGCAAGCCGATAAGCAACCTTTCTACCATGTAACGCTGACCAACGATCACCTTACTCAGCTCCAGGTTCAGCAGGTCCACAAATGCGCTGGCCTGATGGATCTTTTCGTTCAATTGACGGATATCATACGATGTATTCTCCATGCTTATATATGATTTACAAGTTTGCTAAAGTAAACATTCCGCGGGTAAAAGCCCGCGCCACGCGCAGTTTTTGCCCGTTAAAATGCTGTTAATAATAACATTATAAATGACAAATTACGAATTACGTCTATGATTATCAGGATACTCAGGTTTTTCCAGGTGTGCCTATATCAGAAAATGGTCATTCATAAGTCTCACTAACTCATGCGACCAAATTAATAAAGCCTGAGCATATTTATATCATCTTTTTTTATAACGTACATTTGCAGCTATAACTTCTCCATACGGAGCTCATAATTAAATATTTAGAAAGATGCAGGAAGATTTCGCGCAGCAATGGAAACGGGTGGAGGATATGCTTACAGAACGTTTTGGTAAAAAACCCAATATGGAGGCTATCCTCTTTTTAATAGGTATCCAGGAGCTGAACCACATAAAAAAGAAATTCACCAAGGAACAGAAACAGGACCTCATGCATGTGGCCACCTGTACCCTGTTGAGCCAGAGCGGCTATTTTGAAGTAGA contains the following coding sequences:
- a CDS encoding AAA family ATPase; this translates as MENTSYDIRQLNEKIHQASAFVDLLNLELSKVIVGQRYMVERLLIGLLAGGHVLLEGVPGLAKTLSIKSLSSAINAKFSRIQFTPDLLPADVIGTMLFNQQKNEFVVRRGPIFANFILADEINRAPAKVQSALLEAMQERQITIGDTTFKLDDPFLVLATQNPIEQEGTYMLPEAQVDRFMLKVTIGYPTKEEERHIIRQNLNPQASVQINPVVQPSDILEARKLVREVYMDEKIERYIIDIVFATRNPEDYKLQKLKPLISYGGSPRASINLALAAKAYAFTKRRGYVIPEDVRSICFDVMRHRVGLTYEAEAENVTSENILSEILNAVEVP